A window of the Ogataea parapolymorpha DL-1 chromosome V, whole genome shotgun sequence genome harbors these coding sequences:
- a CDS encoding Eukaryotic translation initiation factor eIF-1, whose protein sequence is MSSIENLKSFDPFADTGDAETQPTNYIHIRIQQRNGRKTLTTVQGVPEEYDLKRILKVLKKDFACNGNIVKDDDLGEVIQLQGDQRLKVMEFLIQQLGLQKKNIKIHGF, encoded by the exons ATGAGCTCTATTGAAAACCTCAAATCATTTG ATCCTTTTGCTGATACTGGAGACGCTGAGACTCAACCTACAAATTATATCCATATTCGTATTCAACAAAGAAATGGAAGGAAAACATTAACAACTGTTCAAGGTGTTCCGGAAGAATATGACTTGAAAAGGATTCTGAAGGTGCTGAAGAAGGATTTTGCTTGTAACGGCAATATTGTCAAAGATGACGATCTAGGGGAGGTGATTCAGCTACAGGGAGATCAAAGACTGAAAGTAATGGAGTTCTTAATTCAGCAACTCGGTCTTCaaaagaaaaatatcaaaataCACGGATTTTAA
- a CDS encoding tRNA pseudouridine(38/39) synthase has protein sequence MNQVISLVVRSNLTQDEMANPLNDVKELDYVKILNKVLPEDIRIHSICLRPPEGFDARFSCLSRHYKYFFEQANLNIEKMQQAASYFVGEQDFRNFCKVDGSKQIVNYKRKIISSSIERTKFGHKTYVFSLRGSAFLWHQVRSMMSILFLVGQELEEPEIVRKLLDVKLFPGRPNYTIASPLPLVLYDCEFDHSVVWSKTLTSDRIQFTKFNQIWVDLGAKYTIATTMKHVIEPSEERSKNGSNNYSTPGKHSYTRIEQRECLEAPDNINKRWLRNRAPGCK, from the coding sequence ATGAACCAGGTGATTTCCTTGGTGGTAAGATCGAATTTGACTCAAGACGAAATGGCAAATCCCCTCAACGACGTAAAAGAGCTTGATTATGTGAAGATTCTGAACAAGGTTCTTCCCGAAGATATAAGAATTCATTCCATTTGTTTGAGACCACCAGAGGGATTTGATGCTAGGTTTTCCTGTCTATCCAGACACTATAAATATTTCTTTGAGCAAGCGAATTTGAATATTGAGAAGATGCAACAGGCTGCATCTTATTTTGTTGGCGAACAAGATTTCCGGAACTTCTGCAAGGTAGACGGATCCAAGCAGATTGTCAACTACAAACGAAAAATcatttcctcgtccataGAAAGAACAAAATTTGGACACAAGACCTATGTTTTCAGTCTCAGGGGATCAGCATTTCTTTGGCATCAGGTGAGATCCATGATGTCGATTTTGTTTTTAGTCGGCCAAGAACTAGAGGAGCCTGAAATAGTGAGAAAGCTTCTTGACGTTAAACTCTTTCCAGGCCGTCCAAATTACACAATTGCCAGTCCTCTTCCTTTGGTTTTGTATGATTGCGAGTTCGACCATAGTGTGGTGTGGTCGAAAACTCTTACCTCAGACAGAATTCAATTCACAAAATTCAACCAGATATGGGTAGATTTAGGGGCCAAATACACGATCGCTACCACGATGAAACATGTTATCGAACCAAGTGAAGAAAGGTCAAAAAATGGTTCAAATAATTATAGTACGCCAGGCAAACATTCCTATACACGCATTGAACAGCGGGAATGTCTTGAGGCACCAGACAATATAAATAAAAGATGGCTTCGGAATAGGGCTCCTGGCTGTAAATAA
- a CDS encoding putative cysteine synthase, whose amino-acid sequence MSQIYKGIHAALILSLVVALYPWLKNLKKSKGKQAKAECLADLIGNTPLLKIRSLSEATGCEIYAKMELCNPGGSAKDRVALAIIKDFEDRNLIKPNRGDVIFEGTSGSTGISIAMLCKSLGYTAHICLPDDTSDEKVNLLRMYGAVIEKVKPASIVDPNQYVNAAKTGADRIASDSSSDNNAVFADQFENECNWKVHYETTAKEIWEQTGGKLNFFVSGAGTGGTIAGCSIYFKQKNATIKTILADPQGSGLYNRVQYGIMYDTVEKEGTRRRHQVDTLVEGIGLNRITKNFSRGEMYIDAAEKVSDKQALLMARYLNENEGLFLGSSSCVNAVASAKIAFTKAKKGDTIVFVACDSGSRHLSKFWKEALKFDAPSDLRGILNT is encoded by the coding sequence ATGTCTCAAATTTATAAAGGGATTCATGCAGCATTAATTTTATCCCTAGTGGTAGCCCTCTATCCATGgctgaaaaacctcaaaaagTCCAAAGGAAAACAAGCAAAAGCTGAATGTTTGGCAGATTTGATAGGCAATACACCTCTTCTCAAAATACGCTCACTTTCCGAGGCTACGGGCTGTGAGATATATGCAAAAATGGAATTATGCAATCCAGGGGGGTCGGCGAAAGATAGAGTTGCTTTGGCAATTATCAAGGACTTTGAAGATCGAAATTTGATTAAACCCAACAGGGGCGATGTCATTTTTGAAGGGACATCAGGGTCTACGGGCATTTCAATAGCTATGCTTTGCAAGTCTTTGGGCTACACAGCACATATATGCTTGCCAGATGACACTTCGGATGAGAAGGTGAATCTCCTACGAATGTATGGAGCTGTTATTGAAAAAGTGAAACCAGCATCCATTGTCGACCCAAATCAATATGTAAATGCAGCCAAAACTGGAGCCGATAGAATAGCTAGTGATTCCAGTTCCGATAATAACGCTGTATTTGCAGACCAATTTGAGAATGAGTGCAACTGGAAAGTTCACTATGAAACTACTGCAAAAGAGATATGGGAGCAAACAGGTGGAAAGTTGAATTTTTTCGTTTCAGGCGCAGGAACGGGTGGCACAATCGCAGGCTGTTCGATATACTTCAAACAGAAGAATGCCACAATTAAGACAATCTTGGCGGACCCTCAAGGATCCGGCCTCTACAATAGAGTTCAGTATGGTATAATGTATGACACAGTCGAGAAAGAAGGAACCAGAAGAAGGCATCAAGTTGACACTCTAGTGGAAGGGATTGGATTGAACAGAATTACTAAGAATTTCTCACGGGGAGAGATGTATATTGATGCGGCGGAAAAAGTCAGCGACAAACAGGCTCTTTTAATGGCTCGCTATCTCAACGAGAATGAGGGCCTTTTTCTGGGATCGAGTTCTTGCGTAAATGCAGTAGCTTCGGCTAAGATAGCTTTTACGAAGGCCAAAAAAGGGGATACCATCGTTTTTGTTGCCTGCGACTCAGGAAGCAGACATTTATCCAaattttggaaagaagCTCTCAAATTTGATGCCCCTTCAGACCTGAGGGGTATTCTAAATACTTAG
- a CDS encoding Ribosome-interacting GTPase 2 — protein sequence MVNISEKIKEIQDEMSRTQKNKATEYHLGLLKGKLAKYRRMLLDPDSSSSQGSKGQGFEVSKSGDARVCLIGYPSVGKSSFLSKVTKTQSAAAAYEFTTLTSVPGVLRYEGAEIQIVDLPGIIKGASEGKGRGRQVVATAKTADLILMVLDATKGPDQRENLEKELEAIGIRLNKSKPDIMIKYKQSGGIKLISLNPPSHLDEKLVSSILKEYRIHNADVTLKDKDATVDDLIDVINEKHVVYTPCLYVYNKIDAVSLEEVDRIAREPNTTVMSCEMELSIDDVVEEIWYRLDLLRLYTKRKNARPDFTEPLVVRNQSTIEDVCNSIHKDLKDNFKYALVWGSSSKFGVAPQKCGLNHLVHDQDVVTIVTK from the coding sequence ATGGTGAATATATCGGAAaagatcaaggaaattCAAGATGAAATGTCGAGAactcaaaaaaataaggCGACAGAGTACCATTTAGGACTTTTAAAAGGAAAACTAGCAAAATACAGAAGAATGCTTTTGGATCCAGATAGTTCTTCCAGCCAGGGCAGTAAAGGTCAAGGATTCGAGGTGAGCAAAAGTGGGGATGCCCGAGTCTGCTTAATTGGCTATCCATCTGTGGGGAAATCGTCTTTTTTGTCCAAAGTTACAAAAACTCAGTCAGCAGCCGCGGCATACGAATTTACCACGTTGACTTCCGTTCCTGGTGTTTTACGTTatgaaggagctgaaatTCAAATTGTCGACTTGCCCGGAATAATCAAAGGGGCTAGTGAGGGAAAAGGTAGAGGAAGACAGGTCGTTGCAACCGCGAAGACTGCAGATTTAATTTTAATGGTCCTTGATGCAACTAAAGGCCCTGATCAGCGTGAGAACCTAGAAAAAGAACTTGAAGCCATTGGAATCAGATTGAACAAAAGTAAGCCTGACATCATGATAAAATACAAACAGTCCGGTGGTATAAAATTGATTTCGTTAAACCCTCCATCTCACTTAGATGAAAAGCTTGTGTCCTCCATACTAAAGGAATACAGAATACACAACGCGGACGTAACATTGAAAGATAAAGATGCCACTGTAGACGATTTGATAGATGTGATTAATGAGAAGCATGTGGTTTACACACCTTGTCTTTACGTCTACAACAAGATTGATGCCGTTTCGCTGGAGGAAGTGGATAGAATTGCACGCGAGCCTAATACCACAGTGATGTCTTGTGAGATGGAGCTTTCGATTGATGATGTTGTGGAAGAAATATGGTACCGTTTAGATCTGTTGAGACTGTACACGAAGCGAAAGAACGCAAGACCTGATTTTACGGAACCACTGGTTGTCCGCAATCAGTCGACAATTGAGGATGTTTGCAATTCAATTCACAAGGATTTAAAAGACAATTTTAAGTACGCTCTGGTTTGGGGGTCATCGTCCAAATTTGGAGTGGCTCCCCAAAAGTGTGGTTTGAACCATTTAGTCCACGATCAGGACGTGGTAACGATAGTTACAAAATGA
- a CDS encoding ATP-dependent rRNA helicase SPB4: MAAESKLTWDSLPYKLLPWLREALVSNGYESMTPVQASVIPLFSGNKDVVVQAVTGSGKTLAFVIPVLEKICHFLREESTFKKGHFGSLIICPTKELAFQIEAVINNLVEFCPDENYKLKAQVVLGGMGTVLTDVQNFMKTRAQVIIATPGRALEFLQHSMVKSSSCQVLILDEADRLLDHNFSSEMSLIAKILPRQKRVGMFSATMSAVIDDVFKLGMSNPVRITVKSDHLSQKLIPSKLKLFYSIVPADEKIGFLFHLLESYQFKRAIVYFPTCVCVSYFYLLLNHLLSCLNKQGNGCKGIKLHSLHGKLQLETRTKTLSHFSGLSDCKNVLLSTDVAARGLDIPDVDLVIQLDPPTDPDVFVHRCGRAGRAGKPGTAVVFLTPGLEENYVDFMSMRKVELHDLGNVHYNPQRFELIHTESRTWLLADRARHEKATKAFVTYIRHYSKHSAASIFRLSALDYWRLAKEFSLFRFPKMPENRFIHDFPEGGFIDKSVNFESHSYLNTQKENERLQQLCSSSKAVQLNDAMLDRKARKEKNLPWSKNSKSKVNEKQSSFSLKESKKKKRLLLPEAGIRETQEDWKDLVRSNKRRKASETTSFFNDL; this comes from the coding sequence ATGGCGGCAGAAAGTAAGCTAACATGGGACTCCTTGCCTTACAAACTACTTCCTTGGCTTCGGGAAGCTTTGGTCTCGAACGGTTATGAAAGTATGACTCCTGTTCAGGCCTCAGTAATTCCGTTGTTCTCTGGAAACAAAGATGTTGTGGTGCAAGCTGTGACAGGTTCCGGCAAAACATTGGCATTTGTCATTccagttttggagaaaatatGTCATTTCCTACGTGAAGAATCAACATTCAAAAAAGGGCATTTTGGATCTTTAATTATATGTCCTACGAAAGAGCTAGCATTTCAGATAGAAGCAGTCATCAACAATCTTGTTGAATTTTGTCCTGACGAGAACTATAAACTAAAAGCTCAAGTCGTTCTTGGGGGTATGGGAACTGTATTGACAGATGTACAAAATTTCATGAAAACCCGAGCACAAGTCATTATCGCCACTCCAGGGAGAGCATTGGAATTTTTACAACACTCCATGGTGAAATCATCCAGTTGTCAAGTATTAATTTTGGATGAAGCTGATCGATTACTTGATCACAATTTCAGTTCAGAAATGTCATTAATTGCCAAAATTTTGCCTCGACAGAAAAGGGTTGGAATGTTCTCTGCAACTATGTCTGCAGTGATCGATGATGTATTTAAGCTTGGCATGTCCAATCCTGTCCGTATCACTGTGAAATCTGATCATTTGAGCCAAAAGCTGATACCCTCGAAGTTGAAACTATTTTATAGCATCGTCCCGGCCGATGAGAAAATAGGGTTTCTTTTCCATCTGCTGGAATCTTATCAATTCAAAAGGGCAATTGTTTATTTCCCCACATGTGTGTGTGTTTCTTACTTCTATCTGTTGCTAAACCATCTCTTGTCCTGTTTGAATAAACAAGGCAACGGTTGCAAAGGTATAAAGCTACATTCCTTGCACGGAAAGCTGCAGTTGGAAACTAGGACAAAAACGCTGTCTCATTTTTCCGGGCTTTCAGATTGTAAGAACGTGCTGCTCAGTACAGATGTCGCCGCTCGAGGCTTAGATATACCTGATGTCGATCTGGTCATACAACTCGATCCTCCTACGGACCCTGACGTGTTTGTTCACAGATGTGGTCGCGCTGGTCGCGCTGGAAAACCCGGTACAGCTGTGGTGTTTTTGACTCCAGGCCTAGAAGAAAACTACGTTGATTTCATGAGTATGAGAAAGGTAGAATTACACGACCTTGGCAATGTTCATTACAATCCTCAAAGATTTGAGCTCATCCATACGGAGTCACGTACCTGGTTACTTGCTGATAGAGCTAGACATGAAAAGGCGACAAAGGCGTTTGTGACTTACATCCGACATTACTCGAAACATTCTGCTGCGTCTATATTCCGACTTTCTGCCTTGGACTATTGGAGGCTCGCTAAAGAGTTCTCCCTTTTTAGGTTTCCAAAGATGCCAGAAAACAGGTTCATCCATGATTTTCCTGAGGGCGGATTCATTGATAAAAGTGTGAATTTCGAAAGTCACTCGTACTTAAACACTCAGAAGGAAAACGAAAGATTGCAGCAACTTTGTTCATCCTCGAAAGCAGTACAGCTCAATGACGCAATGCTCGATAGAAAAGCACGGAAGGAAAAGAATTTACCCTGGAGTAAAAATTCAAAGTCTAAAGTTAACGAAAAGCAgtcgtcgttcagcttgaaAGAGTctaagaaaaaaaaacggcTATTATTACCAGAAGCTGGAATTCGGGAAACACAGGAGGATTGGAAAGATCTCGTGAGGTCCAATAAGAGACGAAAGGCGAGCGAAACGACGAGTTTTTTTAATGATTTATGA